A portion of the Oncorhynchus gorbuscha isolate QuinsamMale2020 ecotype Even-year linkage group LG07, OgorEven_v1.0, whole genome shotgun sequence genome contains these proteins:
- the slc3a1 gene encoding LOW QUALITY PROTEIN: neutral and basic amino acid transport protein rBAT (The sequence of the model RefSeq protein was modified relative to this genomic sequence to represent the inferred CDS: deleted 1 base in 1 codon) codes for MSSGTANGNSMELGECIQNTGFHEDDETEDAVGGDEENRTSTVKMSPGREEDTYTQIKPYAGMPKEVLLLYSVQARYRLPREILFWLTIVCILALVALTITVIVMSPRCLSWWQSSPVYQIYPRSFRDSNSDGIGDLKGILDKLDHFQYLNIKAIWISPFYKSPMKDFGYDVEDFRDIDPLFGSMQDFDDLLAAMHDKGLKLIMDFIPNHTSDTHQWFNLSSSGHVQYKDYYIWANCNTTHAPNNWVSVFGNASWTYVEERQQCYYHQFLKEQPDLNFRNPHVRREMTEIVRFWLEKGVDGFRMDAVKHILEAKHLRDEPQVDPQQDPDTIDTEFELHHDYTTTQLGLHDILQAWRGEMDVYSREPGRYRFMVAESYDYEETDKTMMYYGTPYVKESDFPFNFYLMDLPTDLTGTGAQGLVNLWMANMPVGKWPNWVVGNHDKPRISSSVGQEYIKVINMLLLTLPGTPTTYYGEEIGMMNINVTIDEIQDPFGKFNPNASRDPQRSPMQWSDGPNAGFSDANHTWLPLHPHHTTVNVEAQQKDSGSVLSQYRALSLLRQAQLPLHRGWMCYIWSDADVFAFLREIDGLDKAFLVVLNFGADSVINLSAITELPEQLTLHMSTKQENYGMPVIKSSIATARGEGLLLEYSTHMRFNPGHASQCFVSEKACYLGVLDILYKC; via the exons ATGAGCTCCGGTACAGCCAACGGTAACAGTATGGAACTG GGGGAGTGCATCCAAAACACGGGCTTCCATGAGGATGACGAGACAGAGGATGCTGTTGGTGGAGACGAAGAGAACAGGACTTCGACGGTCAAGATGTCCccgggtagagaggaggatactTATACCCAAATCAAACCTTACGCGGGCATGCCTAAAGAGGTCCTGCTTTTATATTCAGTCCAAGCTCGCTACCGACTGCCCCGGGAGATCCTGTTCTGGCTGACCATTGTGTGCATCTTGGCGCTGGTCGCACTGACCATCACGGTGATCGTTATGTCGCCCCGTTGCCTCAGCTGGTGGCAGTCGTCTCCTGTGTACCAGATATACCCACGTTCCTTCAGGGACTCAAACAGCGATGGTATCGGAGACCTCAAAG GCATCTTGGATAAACTGGATCACTTTCAGTACCTGAACATCAAGGCCATCTGGATCAGTCCGTTCTACAAGTCTCCCATGAAAGACTTTGGCTATGATGTGGAAGACTTTAGAGACATCGATCCACTCTTTGGCTCCATGCAAGACTTTGATGACCTCCTCGCTGCCATGCATGACAAAG GGTTGAAGCTGATCATGGATTTTATCCCTAACCATACCAGTGACACGCACCAGTGGTTCAACCTCAGCAGTAGTGGACATGTACAGTACAAAGACTACTATATCTGGGCCAACTGCAATACTACCCACGCCCCCAACAACTGG GTGAGTGTGTTTGGGAACGCCTCCTGGACGTATGTTGAGGAGAGGCAGCAGTGTTACTACCACCAGTTCCTCAAGGAGCAACCCGACCTCAACTTCCGCAACCCACATGTTCGGAGAGAGATGACT GAGATTGTTCGTTTCTGGCTGGAGAAGGGAGTGGATGGCTTCCGTATGGACGCTGTGAAGCACATCCTAGAGGCCAAGCACCTGAGGGATGAGCCCCAAGTGGACCCACAACAAGATCCT GATACAATTGACACAGAGTTTGAGCTCCACCATGACTACACCACCACTCAGTTAGGGCTGCATGATATCCTGCAGGCCTGGAGGGGAGAAATGGACGTCTACAGTAGAGAGCCAGGCCGATACAG GTTTATGGTAGCTGAGTCCTATGACTATGAGGAGACTGACAAGACCATGATGTACTATGGGACACCCTACGTTAAAGAGAGCGACTTCCCTTTCAACTTCTATCTGATGGACCTGCCAACTGATCTGACTGGAACTGGGGCTCAAGGCCTGGTCAATCTGTGGATGGCCAACATGCCAGTAGGGAAATGGCCAAACTGGGTG GTTGGGAACCACGATAAACCTCGTATCTCCTCCAGTGTTGGCCAGGAGTACATTAAAGTGATCAACATGCTACTGCTCACCCTGCCCGGCACACCCACCACTTACTATGGAGAGGAGATAGGCATGATGAACATCAATGTGACCATTGACGAGATCCAGGACCCCTTTGGAAAGTTTAACCCT AATGCCAGTCGTGACCCTCAGAGGTCCCCCATGCAGTGGAGTGATGGGCCGAATGCTGGCTTCAGTGATGCCAATCATACCTGGCTGCCTTTGCACCCACACCACACAACAGTTAATGTGGAG GCTCAGCAGAAAGACAGCGGGTCGGTTCTGTCTCAGTACCGGGCCCTGAGTCTCCTGCGACAGGCCCAGCTGCCTCTCCATCGGGGTTGGATGTGCTACATCTGGAGCGATGCGGATGTCTTTGCCTTTCTGAGGGAGATAGACGGCTTGGACAAGGCCTTCCTCGTGGTGCTCAACTTTGGAGCGGACTCTGTTATAAACCTCTCGGCCATAACAGAGTTGCCGGAGCAGCTAACACTTCATATGAGTACCAAGCAGGAAAACTATGGGATGCCGGTGATTAAATCTTCAATTGCCACGGCGCGAGGGGAGGGGCTGCTACTTGAGTACTCCACCCACATGCGGTTCAACCCTGGCCACGCCTCTCAGTGTTTTGTCTCAGAGAAGGCCTGCTATCTGGGAGTCTTGGACATTCTGTATAAGTGCTGA
- the prepl gene encoding prolyl endopeptidase-like, with amino-acid sequence MCSMTSLHSWLSPLIRGGKFNQVWSRLTSKPRGLIYLTDTRRFTIVKDPSSSTVEFNSRNKKYRSLERSFKRRLRAIYQRFSEGPDNTTIQGLNHVYFMEGDGIYRMDTRQGDPEPEKVLCLDSVGKGDWSLQRLRLSPNEHALAATVKTPHREEARCVLVKLGDREPTLDPPQPLLTIDKVFSVEWATDDILFYSSQQKLQCHHVFRLDLTATGTRSTLVYQEQQPDVFVEVSLSRDRRLVLVNCSSKRSSEVWLIDSAKPLKKPTLVQARLPELLYHVEHSHGQLYILANTGPGQEYQVLRAPLSSPSIKHWVPVCSPGPGTAVKDMEVLQDHCVLATRDPLGLLALQVVPLSQPATTSTLQLPPWACAIETKRAGLAHSGWLEFLLSSPVHPPVLYRYSPREYRLLLQEDTEEHRTPQEYQTTRLEAPSQDGSMVPLTLFHRPMLEELRGAPLLVHVYGAYGMDLNMDFSPDRRLLLEDGWALAYCHVRGGGERGLGWHRQGRMEGKPRGVEDLAACIQRLYDLGVSRPSLTALTARSAGAVLVGALCNLYPHLIRAVTLQAPFLDVLGTMQDPSLPLTLEERGEWGDPMSDRCQRDTIASYCPCHNITPQHYPSMLLTAYIEDNRVPVAGVHKYVERLQEAIHTHLNGHPVSESEPTPSVILDLQPGADHFGPGDFELSLTESARQLAFLHTELGLNQQKTKNRWK; translated from the exons ATGTGTTCCATGACCAGTCTGCATTCGTGGCTCAGTCCTCTGATTCGGGGAGGTAAATTTAATCAAGTCTGGAGCCGTCTCACCTCCAAACCTAGAGGATTGATCTACCTGACGGATACACGTCGTTTCACAATAGTAAAG GACCCTTCCAGCTCCACTGTGGAATTCAACTCTCGTAATAAGAAATACAGAAGTCTGGAGAGGTCTTTCAAGAGAAGATTAAGGGCCATATACCAGAGGTTCTCCGAAGGCCCAGACAATACAACG ATCCAGGGGCTTAACCACGTGTACTTCATGGAGGGGGATGGCATCTATAGAATGGACACCAGGCAGG GTGACCCAGAGCCAGAAAAGGTGTTGTGTCTGGACTCCGTGGGGAAGGGAGATTGGAGCCTCCAGAGGTTGCGTCTCTCCCCCAATGAGCATGCCCTGGCAGCCACAGTGAAGACCCCCCACAGAGAGGAGGCCAGGTGTGTCCTGGTCAAGCTAGGAGACAGAGAACCTACCCTGGACCCACCTCAACCTCTACTCACCATTGACAAGGTTTTCAGCGtcg aatgGGCTACAGATGACATCCTATTCTACAGCAGTCAGCAGAAACTCCAGTGTCACCATGTGTTCCGTCTGGACCTGACTGCCACTGGGACCAGAAGCACCCTGGTCTACCAGGAACAGCAGCCTGA TGTGTTTGTTGAGGTGAGTCTTTCCAGAGACCGGAGGCTGGTGCTTGTTAACTGCAGCAGTAAGAGGAGCTCTGAGGTGTGGCTGATTGACAGCGCCAAGCCCCTTAAGAAGCCCACCTTGGTCCAGGCCCGCCTCCCTGAGCTGCTGTACCATGTAGAGCACTCCCACGGCCAGCTGTACATCTTGGCCAACACTGGACCTGGACAAGAGTACCAG GTGTTGAGGGcacctctctcatccccctccatCAAACACTGGGTCCCAGTGTGTAGCCCTGGTCCTGGGACAGCTGTGAAGGACATGGAGGTGCTCCAGGACCACTGTGTGTTGGCCACCAGAGACCCCTTAGGCCTGCTAGCACTTCAGGTGGTCCCACTATCTCAGCCAGCAACCACATCCACCCTGCAG CTGCCACCGTGGGCCTGTGCCATAGAGACCAAGAGGGCTGGGCTGGCGCACAGTGGCTGGTTGGAGTTCCTCCTGTCGTCTCCAGTCCACCCCCCTGTCCTGTACCGCTACTCCCCCAGGGAGTACAGGCTCCTCCTACAGGAGGACACAGAGGAACACAGAACCCCCCAGGAGTATCAAACCACCCGACTAGAGGCCCCCAGCCAG GACGGTTCCATGGTGCCACTGACTCTCTTCCACAGACCTATGTTGGAGGAGCTGAGGGGTGCTCCATTGCTGGTGCATGTGTATGGGGCCTATGGCATGGACCTTAACATGGACTTCAGCCCAGACAGAAGACTGCTGCTTGAGGATGGCTGGGCTCTGGCCTACTGCCATGTCAG GGGTGGAGGTGAGCGTGGCCTGGGCTGGCATAGACAGGGTCGTATGGAGGGCAAACCGAGAGGAGTGGAGGACCTGGCTGCCTGTATCCAAAGGCTCTATGACCTGGGGGTGTCGAGACCCTCTCTGACCGCCCTCACCGCTCGCAGCGCTGGGGCCGTACTGGTGGGGGCGCTCTGCAACCTATACCCCCACCTCATACGAGCTGTCACACTACAG GCACCTTTCCTTGATGTGCTGGGCACTATGCAGGACCCCAGTCTGCCCCTGAcgctggaggagaggggggaatggGGGGACCCCATGTCAGACCGCTGCCAAAGGGACACTATCGCCTCCTACTGCCCCTGTCATAACATTACACCTCAG CACTACCCCTCCATGCTGCTCACAGCCTACATAGAAGACAACAGAGTGCCTGTAGCCGGAGTACACAAGTACGTGGAGAGACTTCAGGAAGCAATTCACACACACCTCAATGGTCACCCTGTATCTG AATCTGAGCCCACACCCAGTGTCATTCTGGACCTTCAACCGGGAGCAGACCACTTTGGCCCAGGGGACTTTGAACTGTCTCTGACTGAG AGTGCTCGACAGCTGGCCTTTCTCCACACAGAGCTGGGCCTGAACCAGCAGAAGACCAAAAACAGGTGGAAGTAG